The following proteins are co-located in the Triticum aestivum cultivar Chinese Spring chromosome 1A, IWGSC CS RefSeq v2.1, whole genome shotgun sequence genome:
- the LOC123179908 gene encoding uncharacterized protein yields METLPDDVVVEILVRVTEVAALFRCTATCRRWRLLIADPSFLRRRWPEGVSLQSSLLGFFALQQPRQEPTEGSSTMPLFTPVPCSPHRFIAIPDQPRGGQAVVLASHRGLLVVRFVPLDAISMFEKIMILAVCDPIAGTSRPLPPLKCSRSFRIEGCALLTGADCRVTKRRGASPSVYSSFKVLIISYDGRYNLHVLASNELSWRTSRNWFEPVEYAGRVVPQQINIVVCRGMAHWLFKYSSDFYTLNVCAKTMQMSITKLPLTRNPLGFKFSSALLNVTNDGSLSLLGLYRDCSWLEMWTHEGDNKSVDGMADCWHQTKMIELIQLKESTVGLVQCVCVSEMSGKLLVKDNQDCAYIVDLQTGAMENVTDWFCGIVTMAVPFEKDWPTFFMSRLAGGRIKRNKLRGAISKIASTFCKPIVVAIIFGLIVMSLDHEELQES; encoded by the coding sequence ATGGAGACGCTGCCGGACGACGTTGTCGTGGAGATCCTGGTCCGCGTGACGGAGGTGGCAGCCCTATTCCGCTGCACCGCAACGTGCAGGCGATGGCGCCTCCTCATAGCTGACCCGTCtttcctccgccgccgctggcCGGAGGGCGTGAGCCTCCAGTCCTCCCTGCTCGGCTTCTTCGCCTTGCAACAGCCCCGTCAAGAACCAACAGAAGGGAGCTCTACAATGCCGCTCTTCACCCCGGTGCCATGCTCCCCCCACCGCTTCATCGCCATCCCTGATCAGCCTCGAGGCGGCCAGGCAGTGGTGCTCGCCTCGCACCGTGGCCTTCTTGTTGTGCGCTTCGTCCCACTCGACGCCATCAGCATGTTCGAGAAAATCATGATCCTGGCTGTGTGTGATCCAATCGCCGGCACAAGCCGCCCGCTGCCTCCGTTGAAGTGCAGTAGGTCTTTCCGAATAGAAGGATGCGCCCTTCTAACTGGTGCGGATTGTCGCGTGACCAAACGGCGAGGGGCGTCGCCGTCAGTCTACTCGTCCTTCAAAGTGCTAATCATCAGTTACGACGGACGGTACAATCTCCATGTGCTCGCGTCCAATGAGTTGAGCTGGAGGACGTCTAGAAACTGGTTTGAACCTGTTGAGTATGCCGGACGTGTGGTGCCCCAGCAGATCAACATCGTCGTGTGCCGAGGCATGGCACACTGGCTCTTCAAGTACTCGTCAGACTTCTACACACTCAACGTGTGCGCTAAGACCATGCAGATGTCTATAACAAAGCTCCCTCTCACAAGGAACCCCCTCGGCTTCAAGTTTTCAAGTGCACTGCTTAATGTCACCAACGATGGAAGTCTATCGCTGCTTGGTTTATACAGGGACTGCAGCTGGCTGGAGATGTGGACACATGAAGGTGACAACAAGAGTGTAGATGGCATGGCAGACTGCTGGCACCAAACCAAGATGATTGAGCTAATACAACTCAAGGAGAGTACGGTTGGCCTGGTGCAATGCGTGTGCGTGAGCGAGATGAGCGGTAAACTGCTCGTAAAGGACAATCAAGATTGCGCGTACATTGTAGATCTCCAAACTGGGGCGATGGAGAATGTCACCGACTGGTTTTGCGGCATTGTCACGATGGCTGTCCCATTTGAGAAGGATTGGCCGACCTTCTTCATGTCTCGCTTGGCGGGTGGTAGGATCAAGCGGAATAAACTGAGAGGAGCTATATCGAAAATTGCTTCCACTTTTTGCAAACCAATAGTTGTGGCAATTATCTTTGGGTTAATTGTTATGAGTCTGGATCATGAAGAGCTACAGGAATCTTAA